One stretch of Roseimicrobium sp. ORNL1 DNA includes these proteins:
- a CDS encoding class I SAM-dependent methyltransferase: MSRHHCPTRVFAFLILGVLTALIATRVNGQTPNTSVSPAAAAASSTPPHPGLTEYMGRNVAQTMHYTGAAWLIRTKRDREEAATLMRSKLELRPGMTVCDLGCGNGYHTFPMAKEVAPSGKVYGVEIQEPYLKMLEEAAKKQEVTNFVPVLGLLHDPQLPDNTFDLILLVDVYHEFSHPVEMLAAMRKALKPDGKLVLVEFRAEDDSVPIKPEHKMSKAQINKELNANGYICVKEVDELPWQHMMWFGKTADGASSPTK; the protein is encoded by the coding sequence ATGTCCAGACATCACTGCCCGACTCGAGTTTTCGCGTTCCTGATTCTCGGGGTGTTGACTGCGCTCATAGCGACGCGGGTAAACGGGCAGACACCGAACACATCTGTTTCTCCGGCCGCCGCCGCAGCGAGTTCCACGCCTCCACATCCTGGTCTCACAGAGTACATGGGGCGCAATGTGGCGCAGACCATGCACTACACCGGCGCAGCATGGCTCATCCGCACGAAGCGCGATCGAGAGGAGGCGGCCACGCTCATGCGCTCGAAGCTGGAACTCAGGCCCGGCATGACCGTATGCGACCTCGGCTGTGGCAATGGCTACCACACCTTTCCCATGGCCAAGGAAGTGGCGCCCTCGGGCAAGGTCTACGGCGTGGAGATTCAGGAGCCCTATCTGAAGATGCTGGAGGAGGCGGCAAAGAAGCAGGAGGTGACGAACTTCGTCCCCGTGCTCGGCCTCCTGCACGACCCGCAGTTGCCGGACAATACCTTCGACCTCATCCTGCTGGTGGATGTGTACCACGAGTTTTCCCATCCCGTGGAAATGCTCGCCGCCATGCGCAAGGCGCTGAAGCCCGATGGCAAGCTGGTGCTGGTGGAGTTCCGCGCGGAGGATGACTCCGTGCCCATCAAGCCCGAGCACAAGATGTCCAAGGCCCAGATCAACAAGGAGCTCAATGCGAACGGCTACATCTGTGTGAAGGAAGTGGATGAACTGCCCTGGCAGCACATGATGTGGTTTGGCAAGACGGCGGATGGCGCGTCGAGCCCGACGAAGTAG